The Polynucleobacter sp. TSB-Sco08W16 genome includes a region encoding these proteins:
- the crcB gene encoding fluoride efflux transporter CrcB, translating to MWLSILAVFFGAGLGALLRAGFNALTVGAASIIPLGTLISNMVGGYLVGLAVAFFGNNPQLSPEWRLLVVTGFLGGLTTFSSFSAEVVGFVQRGEVTWALGTALLHLIGSLVLTFLGILTYQALK from the coding sequence ATGTGGCTATCTATTCTGGCGGTTTTTTTTGGTGCAGGACTTGGCGCTTTATTGAGAGCAGGCTTTAATGCTTTGACTGTAGGTGCGGCCTCCATCATCCCTCTAGGTACGCTGATATCGAACATGGTAGGTGGCTATCTCGTTGGTCTTGCAGTAGCCTTCTTTGGAAACAATCCACAGCTTTCGCCAGAGTGGCGACTTTTGGTAGTGACTGGCTTCTTGGGAGGCTTAACTACCTTCTCGAGTTTCTCTGCAGAAGTGGTGGGATTTGTTCAGCGCGGAGAGGTTACCTGGGCATTAGGTACGGCCTTACTACATCTGATTGGCTCACTTGTGTTGACCTTCTTAGGTATCTTGACTTACCAAGCCCTCAAATAA
- the ygiD gene encoding 4,5-DOPA dioxygenase extradiol, which produces MTSHRQPAVFAGHGSPMYSIEPNRFTATWSALGKSLKRPDAILVISAHWVTRGTWVTAMAKPKTIHDFGGFPQALFDVQYPAPGSPALADRVQELLSVPVVLEENEWGIDHGAWSVLKYLYPNADVPVVQLSLDGSMSARQHYDLAKQLRPLRDENILILSSGNVVHNLRMIHWQDGAQPYPWAQEFNEFFTSEIHANHHDTLIEWEKYGEAAHLSIPTPEHYWPALYTLALQQDGEHAKVYVDGIEMSSISMLGFSIQ; this is translated from the coding sequence ATGACTAGCCATCGCCAACCTGCAGTATTTGCTGGCCATGGCAGTCCGATGTACTCCATTGAGCCCAATCGCTTTACAGCGACCTGGTCTGCTCTTGGCAAATCATTAAAACGTCCTGATGCTATTTTGGTGATCTCTGCACATTGGGTAACTCGAGGTACTTGGGTTACTGCAATGGCTAAACCCAAAACGATTCACGACTTTGGCGGCTTTCCCCAAGCACTCTTTGATGTTCAGTATCCGGCGCCAGGTAGTCCAGCGTTGGCTGATCGCGTTCAAGAATTATTAAGTGTCCCGGTAGTGCTTGAAGAGAATGAGTGGGGCATTGATCATGGCGCATGGTCCGTTCTCAAGTATCTGTACCCCAATGCTGATGTACCAGTGGTGCAGTTGAGTCTCGATGGCTCTATGTCTGCGCGTCAACATTATGATTTGGCAAAACAACTTCGCCCTTTGCGTGACGAAAATATTTTGATTTTATCTAGCGGTAATGTTGTGCACAATCTGCGTATGATTCATTGGCAAGATGGCGCGCAACCTTATCCTTGGGCTCAGGAATTTAACGAGTTTTTCACTTCTGAAATCCATGCGAATCACCACGATACTCTGATTGAGTGGGAGAAATATGGTGAGGCAGCCCACTTATCTATTCCAACCCCAGAGCATTATTGGCCTGCTTTATATACTTTAGCTTTGCAACAGGATGGTGAGCATGCCAAAGTCTATGTTGATGGAATTGAGATGAGTTCGATTAGCATGCTGGGTTTTTCTATTCAATAA
- a CDS encoding site-2 protease family protein yields the protein MITDYSIQAVAINAIPLIFAITIHEAAHGFAARKFGDNTAYMLGRVSLNPAKHIDPVGTILIPLVLILTGSPFLVGYAKPVPVNFGRLRNPRIDSIWVALAGPGSNFIQALIWLILLILLVGLGIDEKFLISMSQAGISWNLGLLVFNLFPLPPLDGGRILSSLLPARQSIALGRLEPWGFFIVLGLVFTGVIGSLWMAPLISFFEWVILLLTSPLRMIF from the coding sequence ATGATTACTGACTATTCTATCCAAGCCGTCGCCATTAACGCGATTCCCCTGATTTTTGCCATCACAATCCATGAGGCAGCCCATGGCTTTGCCGCCCGTAAATTTGGGGATAACACGGCATACATGCTGGGTAGAGTCAGCTTGAATCCCGCTAAACATATAGATCCCGTTGGCACGATCCTGATTCCTTTGGTGCTCATTCTGACGGGATCCCCTTTTTTAGTGGGGTATGCCAAACCAGTACCGGTGAACTTCGGACGCCTGCGCAACCCCCGAATTGACTCCATTTGGGTTGCCTTGGCTGGACCTGGCTCTAACTTTATTCAAGCACTGATCTGGCTAATTCTGCTTATCCTGCTAGTAGGCCTTGGAATCGATGAAAAATTCTTAATTTCGATGTCTCAAGCTGGCATTTCTTGGAATCTGGGTTTATTGGTTTTTAACCTCTTTCCGCTTCCCCCGCTCGATGGTGGACGCATTCTCTCCAGTCTTTTACCAGCCCGCCAATCGATTGCACTTGGCAGATTAGAGCCTTGGGGCTTTTTTATTGTCCTAGGCCTCGTCTTTACTGGAGTCATTGGCAGTCTCTGGATGGCACCCCTCATCAGCTTCTTTGAATGGGTCATCCTGCTGTTGACCAGCCCCTTACGGATGATTTTTTAA
- a CDS encoding cytochrome c has translation MKFQKIVLSAVALFTISSAAFAQFQNAEKAVDYRQSVMTVINTHFARIGAVVKGEAPYNKDEVAKNAAVVAMLSTLPWSAFGPGYEGGKAQADVWSDSAKFKAAAEKMQLAAANLNTAAQSGDLENIKKAFGATGQTCKGCHEDFKKK, from the coding sequence ATGAAATTTCAAAAAATTGTTTTAAGTGCAGTAGCCTTGTTCACGATAAGTAGCGCTGCCTTTGCGCAATTTCAGAATGCAGAAAAAGCAGTTGATTACCGTCAAAGTGTTATGACGGTGATTAATACGCATTTCGCCAGAATTGGAGCCGTGGTTAAGGGTGAGGCTCCATACAACAAAGATGAAGTAGCTAAAAATGCAGCGGTAGTTGCAATGCTTTCTACATTGCCATGGTCAGCATTTGGTCCTGGCTATGAAGGCGGCAAAGCACAAGCAGATGTTTGGTCAGATAGTGCGAAATTCAAAGCGGCTGCAGAAAAAATGCAGCTAGCCGCAGCGAATCTGAATACGGCTGCTCAATCAGGTGATCTTGAAAATATCAAAAAAGCATTTGGCGCGACAGGTCAAACCTGCAAAGGCTGCCACGAAGATTTCAAAAAGAAATAA
- a CDS encoding cytochrome b/b6 domain-containing protein: MKKLIRVWDLPIRLFHWLLVACIVGSLICVNIGGNAIQWHAYFGYSILTLLIFRIIWGFIGSTYARFSSFLPNREAITNYLQGKSPRFLGHNPIGALSVFALLLVLSVQAVTGLFVDDEIAFQGPLSKYLSESSVSFLSEIHESNQVVIYTLIAIHIAAIWYYKKFKGEDLIRPMISGDKEIDPSEEAKYLPSDLGRPSKDGGLQRGLALLLLSLIAVVVGYLITVS; this comes from the coding sequence ATGAAGAAATTAATTCGTGTTTGGGATCTGCCGATCCGCTTATTTCACTGGTTGCTAGTGGCTTGCATTGTGGGCAGCCTGATCTGCGTCAACATTGGCGGTAACGCTATTCAATGGCACGCTTATTTTGGCTATAGCATTTTGACGCTACTCATCTTTAGGATTATTTGGGGATTCATAGGCTCTACTTATGCGCGGTTTTCCTCATTTCTTCCAAACCGCGAGGCGATCACCAATTACTTGCAGGGAAAGTCGCCCCGCTTTTTGGGGCACAACCCAATTGGCGCACTTTCAGTATTTGCCTTGCTATTGGTTTTGAGTGTTCAAGCTGTTACTGGCTTGTTTGTTGATGATGAGATTGCATTTCAGGGACCATTATCCAAATACCTATCTGAATCTTCAGTTTCTTTTTTATCAGAGATACATGAGAGTAATCAGGTGGTGATTTATACCTTGATCGCCATTCATATTGCAGCAATTTGGTATTACAAAAAATTTAAGGGCGAAGATTTAATTCGTCCAATGATCAGTGGCGATAAAGAAATCGACCCAAGCGAGGAAGCAAAGTATTTGCCTTCTGACTTGGGTCGCCCCTCCAAGGATGGAGGCTTGCAACGGGGGTTGGCTCTATTACTATTAAGCTTAATCGCCGTTGTAGTAGGTTATCTCATTACGGTAAGCTGA
- a CDS encoding MFS transporter — protein sequence MNPSKAFRTLLLYRIGATLSYQIMMVAVGWHLYEITHSVVSLGLIGLAELVPYFLLALYSGHAVDHYSRKLISGIASTIHILVALFLTAIALGWLSPPVPLIYTAVGFIGVARALLRPSYQALFGQIIPRDQLTKYMAYANASFQICVVAGPGLGGLMIGFTSLTWTYALAALCGVVSLYGVTFIKAQQEKSSHANSHFLKSFMEGFDYVKKHELILSTMALDMFAVLFGGAVSILPAFVSEVLHAGPEVLGILRAAPAAGSVLTGVFLATRPILNDSGKYLLLAVAGFGLSIIGFGLSTHLWVCALFLFASGCCDSVSVVVRSSIVQLTTPDHMRGRISAINGIFIGSSNELGALESGIAASLMGLVPSIIFGGFATVGIVFITYKLAPHLYKFHIRDIT from the coding sequence ATGAATCCAAGCAAAGCTTTTAGAACCTTACTGCTTTACCGTATCGGCGCAACTCTCAGCTATCAAATCATGATGGTGGCAGTTGGCTGGCATCTTTATGAGATTACTCACAGCGTTGTCTCGCTCGGTCTTATTGGTCTTGCGGAGCTGGTTCCCTACTTTCTTCTAGCGCTGTACTCTGGCCACGCTGTAGACCACTACTCGCGCAAACTGATTTCTGGCATTGCCTCCACAATCCATATTTTGGTGGCTTTATTTTTAACTGCGATTGCCTTGGGCTGGCTATCACCCCCAGTGCCATTGATTTATACAGCCGTTGGTTTTATCGGTGTAGCCAGAGCACTATTGCGCCCCTCCTATCAGGCTCTGTTTGGGCAGATTATTCCGCGCGATCAGCTAACCAAGTACATGGCTTATGCCAATGCGTCCTTTCAAATCTGCGTAGTAGCAGGGCCTGGATTGGGGGGGCTCATGATTGGCTTTACTAGTCTTACTTGGACATATGCGTTAGCCGCTCTGTGCGGCGTTGTCAGCCTTTATGGCGTAACTTTTATTAAAGCCCAACAAGAAAAGTCTTCTCATGCAAATAGTCACTTCCTCAAAAGCTTTATGGAGGGGTTTGATTACGTTAAAAAACATGAACTAATTCTGAGTACCATGGCACTCGATATGTTTGCAGTCTTGTTTGGGGGTGCGGTCTCCATTCTTCCTGCATTTGTAAGCGAGGTATTGCATGCTGGTCCGGAGGTGCTGGGCATATTAAGAGCCGCACCAGCGGCAGGCTCCGTCTTAACGGGAGTATTCCTGGCAACACGCCCTATTCTCAACGACTCAGGCAAATATCTCTTACTAGCAGTAGCTGGATTTGGCCTATCTATTATTGGGTTTGGACTATCGACCCATCTCTGGGTATGCGCCCTGTTTCTATTTGCCTCTGGTTGCTGTGACTCTGTCTCTGTAGTAGTCCGTAGCAGTATTGTGCAGCTCACCACTCCCGATCACATGCGTGGTCGCATTAGCGCAATAAATGGGATCTTTATTGGTTCTTCAAATGAACTTGGCGCCCTAGAGTCTGGCATTGCTGCCAGTCTCATGGGTTTAGTGCCATCAATTATTTTTGGTGGCTTTGCTACCGTGGGTATCGTCTTCATAACGTACAAACTTGCCCCACACCTCTACAAATTTCATATCCGAGATATTACTTAA
- a CDS encoding 3-hydroxyacyl-CoA dehydrogenase family protein, whose translation MLFTPAETKVVIVGGGTMGADVAAVCARGGCAVQVVEPTTERRALLPDYFVNTMTDLGYEHRIHLLTVAGSLEEVDWSDIDLVIECVPERLDIKRELFAKLEQYAKPEAVLASNSTSFPISEIASGLKTAARMIGLHFFMPAHLVPCVEVVYGEKTSPMVGDSLTRLMTACGMVPVTVKKDLPGFLANRLQHALSREAFAMVDAGICTPEDIDKAVRFGFGFRYIAAGPAMQRDHAGLDVHAAGGATIYPSLNNSPNIAKCLSERVASGKFGMKTGEGFFPWTAETIKAERERYQEALRAGLKIIQKELPEIK comes from the coding sequence ATGTTGTTTACCCCAGCAGAAACCAAGGTAGTGATCGTCGGTGGTGGCACCATGGGTGCAGATGTTGCCGCGGTCTGTGCTCGTGGTGGTTGCGCAGTTCAAGTGGTTGAGCCCACTACAGAGCGCCGTGCTTTATTACCAGATTACTTTGTAAACACGATGACTGATCTCGGCTACGAGCATCGCATTCATCTTCTGACTGTTGCGGGTTCATTAGAAGAGGTAGATTGGTCTGATATTGATCTAGTAATTGAATGTGTGCCAGAGCGCTTAGATATCAAGCGAGAATTGTTTGCGAAGTTAGAGCAGTATGCAAAACCTGAAGCAGTTTTAGCTAGTAATAGCACTAGCTTTCCAATTAGTGAAATTGCGAGCGGATTAAAAACTGCTGCGCGTATGATTGGTTTGCATTTCTTCATGCCTGCCCATTTAGTTCCCTGTGTAGAAGTTGTGTATGGCGAGAAAACTTCACCGATGGTTGGTGATAGCTTGACTAGACTAATGACAGCTTGCGGCATGGTGCCAGTGACTGTGAAAAAAGACTTGCCTGGTTTCTTGGCCAATCGTTTGCAACATGCCTTGTCACGTGAGGCTTTTGCAATGGTGGATGCGGGCATCTGCACTCCAGAAGATATTGATAAAGCAGTGCGCTTTGGCTTTGGCTTCAGGTATATCGCTGCTGGTCCAGCAATGCAAAGAGATCACGCTGGCCTGGATGTGCATGCGGCAGGGGGCGCGACGATTTATCCATCGCTCAACAACTCTCCGAATATTGCTAAGTGCTTGAGTGAGCGTGTAGCCAGTGGAAAATTTGGTATGAAAACAGGCGAAGGGTTTTTTCCTTGGACTGCCGAAACCATTAAAGCCGAACGCGAACGATATCAAGAAGCTTTAAGGGCGGGCCTCAAGATTATTCAAAAGGAATTACCAGAGATTAAGTAA
- a CDS encoding 2-hydroxyacid dehydrogenase: MIPVNSVLQVGHFPEIMQAEIDRRFTPTRHMDLTAPPPAGNFEAILIRSNTKLPEALVKQIPGVKLVSTCGVGYDNLPLTYLKESGIKATNTPGVLNDAVCELAIGMMLSLMRRIPESQDYVKSTAWSKAPFPLTTTLAGKCVGIAGMGRIGQDLAKRLEPFKVKLAYSGPNPKQVPYTYYKDVKDLATACDVLFLACPATTDTDNLIDSAVLEALGSSSYLINIARGSVVNEASLLYALQHKKIAGAALDVFNNEPNPNSAFLELDNVLLTPHIGSATSETRIAMTNLAVDNLEAFFTQQPLLSEVHY; encoded by the coding sequence ATGATCCCCGTCAATTCGGTGCTGCAGGTCGGCCATTTCCCTGAAATTATGCAGGCGGAAATTGATCGCCGCTTTACACCAACGCGCCACATGGATCTCACTGCGCCTCCTCCCGCAGGCAACTTTGAGGCGATCTTGATTCGCTCCAATACCAAGCTGCCAGAGGCCCTAGTCAAACAGATTCCCGGCGTTAAGCTGGTATCTACTTGTGGCGTAGGCTATGACAACCTCCCGCTGACATACCTAAAAGAAAGCGGCATTAAAGCGACCAATACGCCAGGCGTTCTCAATGATGCTGTATGCGAGCTCGCTATTGGCATGATGCTGAGCTTAATGCGCCGTATCCCTGAATCTCAGGACTATGTAAAGAGTACTGCCTGGTCTAAGGCACCCTTCCCGCTCACAACCACCTTAGCAGGTAAATGTGTTGGTATTGCAGGCATGGGCCGTATTGGCCAAGACTTAGCAAAACGCTTGGAGCCTTTTAAAGTGAAGCTCGCTTACTCAGGGCCAAACCCCAAACAAGTGCCCTATACCTATTACAAAGATGTGAAAGATTTGGCGACTGCTTGTGATGTTTTATTTTTGGCTTGCCCAGCAACAACTGATACGGATAACTTGATAGATTCCGCTGTACTTGAAGCCCTTGGCTCGTCATCTTATTTAATTAATATTGCCCGAGGGAGTGTCGTAAATGAGGCTTCACTTTTATATGCACTGCAACATAAAAAGATCGCCGGCGCAGCATTAGATGTATTTAATAATGAACCTAATCCCAATTCTGCCTTTTTAGAATTGGATAATGTTTTATTAACGCCGCACATTGGGAGCGCTACCTCAGAAACACGGATAGCCATGACCAACTTAGCCGTAGATAATTTAGAAGCTTTCTTTACACAACAACCACTTCTATCAGAAGTTCATTATTAA
- a CDS encoding dihydrodipicolinate synthase family protein yields the protein MTITLHPSTLPAVLSPVLTPFMADGNPDAQKLLKQCKWLESNGVGQAIFGTNSEANSMSAPQKMSTLTALIEGGLNPAHMMPGTGASSIDATVNMTRHAVNHQCAGVLMLPPFYYKDVSDDGLFAYFSEVIQKVGSSTLQVYLYNIPPVTKISFSLSLLERLTKEYPNTIVGMKDSSGDWAYTESVIKLLAPSGFRVYAGSEVFLMRALRAGGVGCISATANVNPKAIADLAAHWKDANADELQAGLDQVRGIFAKYQMIAGMKTAVAHYSKDPEWLRVRPPLMQLNADQQAQLLSELKQINFSMPGL from the coding sequence ATGACCATCACTTTGCATCCCTCAACTTTGCCGGCAGTGCTCTCGCCTGTATTAACGCCATTTATGGCAGACGGCAATCCAGATGCCCAAAAATTACTGAAGCAATGTAAGTGGTTGGAATCCAATGGTGTTGGTCAAGCAATCTTTGGTACTAACTCAGAAGCCAACTCCATGTCTGCTCCGCAAAAGATGAGCACCTTAACCGCACTGATTGAAGGCGGTTTAAATCCAGCACATATGATGCCGGGCACAGGTGCATCTTCCATTGATGCCACCGTTAACATGACGCGTCATGCAGTCAATCATCAATGTGCTGGCGTGCTGATGTTGCCACCGTTCTACTACAAAGATGTCAGCGACGATGGACTGTTTGCCTACTTCTCAGAAGTAATTCAAAAGGTAGGCAGCTCCACATTGCAAGTTTATTTGTATAACATTCCACCTGTCACCAAAATTAGCTTTAGCCTCTCTCTGCTAGAGCGCTTGACTAAAGAATATCCAAACACCATCGTTGGCATGAAAGATAGCTCTGGCGATTGGGCTTACACCGAATCGGTTATCAAACTGTTGGCACCCTCTGGTTTCCGCGTCTATGCTGGTAGTGAAGTCTTCCTCATGCGCGCCCTGCGTGCTGGCGGAGTAGGCTGTATCTCTGCGACCGCTAACGTCAATCCAAAAGCAATTGCTGATTTAGCGGCCCACTGGAAAGACGCCAATGCGGATGAGCTTCAAGCGGGATTGGATCAAGTACGCGGTATATTCGCCAAATACCAAATGATTGCTGGTATGAAAACTGCTGTAGCTCACTACAGCAAAGATCCAGAATGGTTACGGGTTCGCCCACCACTCATGCAGCTCAACGCTGATCAACAAGCGCAGTTACTGAGTGAACTCAAGCAAATTAACTTCAGCATGCCCGGTCTTTAA
- a CDS encoding TAXI family TRAP transporter solute-binding subunit: MKLLKVIVLSLSFLWASAQAQNISIATGGTGGVYYPMGGGLASVLSSKVPGMSATAEVTGGSVDNLNLIGTGKPYVGFSMADAAKDAQVGEGKFAGKKVDLRTLVVLYPNLMHVVTVDSTGIKSMKDLKGKRISTGAPGSATEVMAFRLLEAAGLDKDKDVKRERLSVAESVNAVKDRKIDAFFWVGGLPTAAVTDLANTPGTKIVMVDTGDEVASMNKKYGNLYFVANIPKATYSGMAKDNKVAAVANILVVNANMPEDQAYKIVKAMFDNKLELVRTHQEFMNVSLDNQKTKATPIDFHPGALKYFKEKNVKLN; encoded by the coding sequence ATGAAACTACTTAAAGTCATTGTGCTATCCCTCAGCTTTTTGTGGGCTAGCGCACAAGCGCAAAATATTTCAATTGCGACTGGTGGCACTGGCGGCGTTTACTACCCTATGGGTGGTGGCTTAGCCTCTGTTCTTTCGAGCAAAGTCCCTGGGATGTCTGCAACTGCCGAGGTAACTGGCGGCTCAGTAGATAACCTAAATCTCATCGGCACTGGCAAGCCTTATGTTGGCTTCTCCATGGCAGATGCCGCGAAAGATGCACAAGTAGGAGAAGGCAAGTTTGCTGGGAAGAAAGTAGATCTGCGTACATTGGTTGTGCTCTATCCAAACTTGATGCATGTGGTTACTGTTGACTCAACTGGCATCAAGTCTATGAAAGATTTAAAAGGGAAGCGCATCAGTACAGGCGCCCCTGGAAGTGCGACAGAAGTGATGGCATTTCGTTTGCTAGAGGCAGCTGGCTTAGATAAAGATAAAGACGTTAAACGTGAGCGCTTAAGCGTTGCGGAATCTGTCAATGCCGTGAAGGATCGCAAGATTGATGCATTCTTCTGGGTAGGTGGCTTGCCAACTGCTGCTGTTACTGACTTAGCCAATACTCCAGGGACCAAAATCGTCATGGTTGATACAGGCGATGAAGTGGCCTCTATGAATAAAAAATACGGCAACCTATACTTCGTGGCTAATATTCCAAAAGCAACCTACAGCGGCATGGCTAAAGACAATAAGGTTGCAGCTGTTGCCAACATCCTAGTAGTCAATGCCAATATGCCCGAAGATCAGGCATATAAGATTGTCAAAGCCATGTTTGATAACAAGCTAGAGCTAGTGCGCACTCATCAAGAGTTTATGAATGTCAGCCTAGATAATCAGAAGACCAAAGCAACGCCGATTGATTTTCACCCAGGCGCTTTGAAGTACTTCAAAGAAAAAAATGTCAAGTTGAACTAA
- a CDS encoding TRAP transporter fused permease subunit, with protein MNQNVIDNETQEKLDAFIKQEEGDSNDYKGLLAKFITLVAVGMSLFHLYAAYSIVPTQELRVIHVALVLFLVFLSFPIATRFKNRLMPWDIVCALVSVAIAYYILSGGDDFMDRNTAPNSTDVMVGIALILLILESVRRTNGMILVSVTVLFLLYALFGNYLPAPWTHKGYDLDRLVGYMYMTLEGIYGTAVDVSATLIILFTIFGAFLQFTGAGKFFIDFSFAAMGGKSSGVGRTIVMSSFLLGGPSGSGVATTVTVGSVAAPMLEKVGYEKNAAGGLLAAGGLGAIISPPVLGAAAFLIADFLKISYLDVLLMASIPTILFYLGLFVMVEIDVRKYNMKSIHFESAESAWQLTKKYWFHFFSLISIVVFMLMGFSPVMSVFWATIVSALSSMLREDTAIIPWAWFKGKEPILSGLYNSNLTKALASGSTGVLAIAATCAGAGLIVGTVTLTGLGLKFSSIVIQYAGGSLLLTTIFTALVVWVVGLAVPVTASYIICAVIAAPALINLGVPAFAAHMFIFYYAVLSEVSPPTALSPFAAAAICKGNPYKTTLQTWKYVAPAILVPFMFVLDKSGVSLLLMGSTEALEKADWLQIAWVSFTAVVGIICLAGGLQGWFIEKTKVFERILMVVSGVALAYPSTEADLIGFVGFGLVLITQTIRHFKLHPRTT; from the coding sequence ATGAATCAAAACGTTATAGATAACGAAACCCAAGAAAAATTAGATGCCTTCATCAAGCAGGAAGAAGGCGACTCGAATGACTACAAGGGTCTATTGGCTAAATTTATTACCCTGGTTGCAGTTGGAATGTCCTTATTCCACCTGTATGCCGCTTATTCGATTGTGCCAACCCAAGAGTTGCGCGTAATCCACGTAGCACTCGTTCTGTTTTTAGTATTTTTGAGCTTTCCGATTGCTACACGTTTTAAAAATCGTCTCATGCCATGGGATATTGTCTGCGCCCTAGTGTCAGTAGCAATTGCTTATTACATCCTGAGTGGCGGCGATGATTTCATGGATAGAAACACCGCCCCAAATTCAACTGATGTCATGGTAGGAATTGCTTTAATACTGCTTATTCTAGAAAGCGTAAGGCGCACCAATGGCATGATTTTGGTATCCGTCACCGTTCTATTTTTGCTATACGCATTATTTGGTAATTATTTGCCTGCGCCTTGGACTCACAAAGGCTACGATCTCGATCGCTTAGTCGGATACATGTACATGACCCTAGAAGGTATTTACGGTACTGCGGTGGATGTCTCGGCAACCCTGATTATTTTGTTTACTATCTTTGGCGCCTTCTTGCAATTTACTGGCGCAGGTAAGTTCTTCATTGACTTCTCTTTTGCGGCCATGGGCGGCAAATCCTCTGGTGTTGGTAGAACAATTGTGATGTCCTCATTCTTGTTGGGTGGACCATCAGGCTCCGGTGTGGCAACAACTGTCACAGTAGGCTCTGTTGCAGCGCCTATGCTGGAAAAGGTTGGTTACGAGAAAAATGCAGCAGGTGGACTGTTAGCTGCAGGTGGTTTAGGTGCCATCATTTCGCCACCAGTATTGGGTGCTGCTGCATTCTTGATTGCAGACTTTTTAAAGATTTCCTATCTAGACGTCCTCTTGATGGCTAGTATCCCAACTATCTTGTTCTACCTTGGTTTATTTGTCATGGTAGAAATTGATGTACGCAAGTACAACATGAAGAGTATTCACTTTGAATCAGCTGAGTCTGCGTGGCAGCTCACCAAAAAATACTGGTTCCACTTCTTCTCTCTCATCTCCATTGTGGTATTCATGTTGATGGGATTCTCACCAGTGATGTCAGTATTTTGGGCAACCATTGTTTCGGCACTGTCCAGCATGCTCAGAGAAGACACCGCCATTATTCCTTGGGCATGGTTTAAAGGTAAAGAGCCAATTCTTTCTGGGCTCTACAACTCCAACCTTACCAAAGCCTTGGCCTCCGGCTCTACTGGCGTCCTAGCAATTGCGGCTACTTGCGCGGGTGCAGGCTTAATTGTGGGTACGGTAACCCTTACTGGGCTTGGACTCAAATTTAGCTCCATCGTGATTCAGTATGCAGGTGGCTCACTCTTGCTCACGACGATCTTTACAGCACTTGTAGTCTGGGTAGTTGGTCTTGCAGTACCAGTAACAGCCTCTTATATTATTTGCGCGGTGATTGCTGCACCCGCCTTAATTAACTTAGGTGTGCCTGCGTTTGCTGCGCACATGTTTATTTTCTACTATGCTGTTTTATCTGAGGTATCCCCTCCGACTGCACTCTCACCATTTGCAGCGGCAGCAATTTGCAAAGGGAATCCCTATAAAACAACTTTACAAACGTGGAAATATGTTGCGCCAGCCATTTTGGTTCCCTTCATGTTTGTATTGGATAAATCCGGTGTGAGCTTGCTGCTGATGGGATCAACCGAGGCTCTTGAAAAGGCAGACTGGTTGCAAATTGCTTGGGTCTCCTTCACAGCAGTAGTTGGAATCATTTGCTTGGCTGGCGGCTTGCAAGGCTGGTTTATTGAGAAGACCAAAGTATTTGAACGCATTCTGATGGTGGTATCTGGAGTTGCTCTAGCCTACCCATCCACTGAGGCCGATTTGATTGGCTTTGTTGGCTTTGGTTTGGTGTTGATCACACAGACCATTAGGCACTTCAAGCTGCATCCTAGAACAACGTAG